The following are encoded together in the Tatumella ptyseos genome:
- the sltY gene encoding murein transglycosylase, producing MADWKHWVTAVCLTTVSCAAFADSLQEQRQRYSQIRQAWDAKQMDVVAQLMPTLQDYPLYPYLEYRQLSQDLSQDTALGITNFVNQYPTLPAAKSLKNQFVSELARRDDWQGLLSFSPQEPPSAQAKCNWYYANYATGHQNLAWQGARSIWMTGRSLPSGCDRLFTAWQNSGNFSADQILTRLLLAFKAGNDRLTNQLIAQLPSDYDTLSTALRALQSSSQGVLTFAQSVSPTDFSRKITVLAFNRVARDNAEQAQSMISQLASAQKMDETDTQALKEAVAWQLMSTDTTSQQQSWRDEVVMDSESETLLERRIRLALSQNDRRGLNTWIARLPVEAKQKDEWQYWQADLLLERGRKSEADEILHQLMRQRGFYAMVAAQRLGEDYSLQVDKAPEADSSVTEGPEIARIRELMYWNLDNLARSEWASLIRSKSVSQQQMLASYANSQDWWDLSVQATITAKMWNSLKERFPIAWQTYFKRYASGKAIPTTFAMAISRQESAWNPKIQSPVGATGLMQIMPGTATHTVKMYEISDYSNSSQLLDPEMNIQIGMQYLDYVYRQFDNNRILAAGAYNAGPGRINRWLSASQGQLDPVAFIETIPFSETRNYVKNVLSYDAYYRYLMGSPDKIFADSEWNRRY from the coding sequence GTGGCAGATTGGAAGCATTGGGTAACAGCAGTATGTCTTACCACCGTGAGTTGCGCAGCGTTTGCTGACTCATTACAAGAGCAGCGCCAGCGCTATAGCCAAATACGCCAAGCGTGGGACGCTAAGCAAATGGATGTGGTGGCACAATTGATGCCCACGCTGCAAGATTATCCCCTTTATCCCTATCTCGAATACCGTCAACTTTCCCAAGATCTTAGCCAAGATACAGCTCTAGGTATCACTAATTTCGTCAATCAATACCCTACGTTACCCGCGGCTAAAAGTCTGAAAAATCAATTTGTCAGCGAATTAGCTCGTCGTGATGATTGGCAAGGTTTACTCAGCTTCAGTCCTCAAGAACCCCCCTCTGCGCAAGCCAAATGTAACTGGTACTATGCAAACTATGCTACAGGTCATCAGAACCTTGCTTGGCAAGGGGCGCGTTCTATCTGGATGACTGGCCGCTCATTACCTAGCGGTTGTGATCGTCTTTTCACCGCTTGGCAGAATAGCGGCAATTTTAGTGCCGATCAGATCCTCACTCGCCTGTTGCTAGCGTTTAAAGCGGGGAATGATCGTCTTACCAACCAGCTTATTGCGCAATTACCCTCCGACTACGATACGCTAAGTACTGCGTTAAGAGCATTACAGAGTTCTTCGCAAGGAGTATTGACCTTTGCTCAGAGTGTCTCGCCGACTGATTTTAGTCGTAAAATTACCGTTCTTGCTTTCAACCGTGTGGCCCGCGATAACGCTGAGCAAGCTCAGTCAATGATTTCGCAGCTAGCCTCAGCACAAAAGATGGATGAGACCGACACACAAGCGTTGAAAGAAGCTGTCGCATGGCAATTGATGTCGACCGATACGACGTCACAACAGCAAAGTTGGCGTGATGAAGTGGTAATGGATAGTGAATCGGAGACCTTACTGGAAAGACGCATCCGTTTAGCTCTAAGTCAGAATGATCGCCGTGGTTTAAACACTTGGATTGCTCGCTTACCGGTGGAGGCAAAACAGAAAGATGAATGGCAATATTGGCAGGCAGATTTACTTCTCGAAAGAGGTCGGAAATCCGAGGCCGATGAGATACTGCATCAGCTAATGCGCCAACGCGGCTTTTATGCCATGGTCGCTGCACAGCGTTTAGGGGAAGATTATTCATTGCAAGTGGATAAAGCACCTGAAGCCGATAGTTCAGTGACAGAGGGACCTGAAATAGCGAGGATCCGTGAGTTGATGTATTGGAATCTGGATAACCTAGCGCGCAGCGAGTGGGCAAGCTTAATTCGTAGTAAAAGCGTGAGCCAACAGCAGATGCTGGCAAGCTACGCCAATTCTCAGGATTGGTGGGATCTCAGCGTTCAAGCGACTATCACAGCGAAAATGTGGAACAGCCTAAAAGAGCGCTTCCCCATTGCTTGGCAGACTTATTTCAAACGGTATGCTTCAGGTAAAGCGATTCCGACCACCTTTGCTATGGCGATTTCTCGACAAGAGAGTGCGTGGAATCCTAAAATTCAATCACCGGTAGGGGCCACAGGTTTAATGCAAATTATGCCAGGTACTGCGACCCATACGGTGAAGATGTACGAAATTTCCGACTATAGTAATAGTAGTCAGCTGCTTGATCCTGAAATGAATATCCAAATTGGTATGCAGTATCTAGACTATGTCTACCGTCAATTTGATAATAACCGAATCTTAGCCGCAGGTGCCTATAATGCGGGACCAGGCAGGATTAATCGCTGGTTATCAGCGAGCCAAGGACAACTGGACCCAGTCGCCTTTATTGAAACGATCCCTTTCTCAGAAACCAGAAATTACGTTAAAAACGTCCTGTCATACGATGCTTATTATCGTTATTTGATGGGATCACCTGATAAAATCTTCGCAGACAGTGAGTGGAATCGACGTTACTGA
- the ettA gene encoding energy-dependent translational throttle protein EttA, whose amino-acid sequence MAQFVYSMHRVGKVVPPKRHILKNISLSFFPGAKIGVLGLNGAGKSTLLRIMAGIDKDIEGEARPQPGIKIGYLPQEPQLNPEHTVRESIEEALSEVVGALKRLDEVYALYAEPEADFDKLAAEQGRLEEIIQAHDGHNLNTQLERAADALRLPEWDAKVANLSGGERRRVALCRLLLEKPDMLLLDEPTNHLDAESVAWLERFLHDFEGTVVAITHDRYFLDNVAGWILELDRGEGIPWEGNYSSWLEQKDQRLAQEASAEAARRKSIEKELEWVRQGTKGRQSKGKARLARFDELNSVEYQKRNETSELFIPPGARLGDKVVEVNNLTKSYGDRVLIDNLSFSIPKGAIVGIIGANGAGKSTLFRMLSGQEQPDSGEITLGETVKLASVDQFRDAMDNSKTVWEEVSGGQDIMRIGNFEMPSRAYVGRFNFKGTDQGKRVGELSGGERGRLHLAKLLQVGGNLLLLDEPTNDLDIETLRALENALLEFPGCAMVISHDRWFLDRIATHILDYQDEGNVTFFEGNFSEYEDYRKRTLGHEALEPKRMKYKKMSK is encoded by the coding sequence GTGGCGCAATTCGTATACAGTATGCACCGTGTGGGCAAAGTTGTTCCTCCCAAACGACATATTTTAAAAAATATTTCTCTTAGCTTCTTCCCAGGGGCAAAAATTGGCGTTCTCGGTCTTAATGGCGCGGGTAAGTCCACGCTACTACGTATTATGGCCGGTATCGATAAAGATATTGAAGGGGAAGCAAGACCTCAGCCGGGTATTAAAATTGGTTATCTGCCGCAAGAACCGCAACTGAATCCTGAACACACCGTACGTGAATCCATTGAAGAGGCACTCTCTGAGGTTGTTGGTGCATTAAAGCGTCTGGACGAAGTGTACGCGCTTTATGCTGAGCCTGAGGCCGATTTCGATAAACTGGCGGCAGAGCAAGGACGCTTGGAAGAGATTATTCAGGCGCACGATGGCCATAACCTCAATACTCAACTTGAACGCGCCGCCGATGCACTACGCTTACCAGAATGGGACGCTAAAGTAGCCAATCTTTCTGGGGGTGAGCGTCGTCGTGTCGCGTTATGTCGTCTGTTGCTTGAAAAGCCAGATATGTTGCTACTCGATGAGCCAACGAACCACCTTGATGCAGAATCCGTCGCCTGGCTTGAACGCTTCCTACACGACTTCGAAGGTACTGTGGTAGCAATTACCCACGACCGTTATTTCCTCGATAACGTTGCAGGATGGATCTTAGAGCTTGACCGTGGTGAAGGTATTCCATGGGAAGGTAACTACTCTTCTTGGTTAGAGCAGAAAGATCAACGTTTGGCACAAGAAGCTTCTGCTGAAGCCGCGCGCCGTAAATCGATCGAAAAAGAGCTGGAATGGGTACGCCAAGGCACTAAAGGCCGTCAATCAAAAGGTAAAGCACGTCTTGCCCGCTTTGACGAGTTGAACAGCGTCGAGTATCAAAAACGTAACGAAACTAGCGAACTCTTTATCCCACCTGGAGCTCGTTTAGGTGATAAAGTCGTCGAAGTAAATAATCTTACCAAGTCATACGGTGATCGCGTCCTGATCGATAATCTCTCTTTCTCAATTCCGAAAGGGGCAATTGTCGGCATTATCGGTGCTAACGGTGCAGGTAAATCAACACTATTCCGCATGCTATCTGGCCAAGAACAACCGGATTCAGGCGAAATCACCTTAGGTGAAACCGTAAAACTGGCCTCAGTCGATCAGTTCCGTGACGCCATGGATAACAGTAAAACCGTCTGGGAAGAAGTTTCTGGCGGTCAGGATATTATGCGTATCGGTAACTTCGAGATGCCAAGCCGTGCTTACGTCGGACGTTTCAACTTTAAAGGAACCGACCAAGGCAAACGCGTGGGCGAGCTCTCTGGTGGTGAACGCGGTCGTTTACACTTAGCGAAATTGCTGCAAGTTGGCGGTAACTTATTACTGCTCGATGAACCGACCAATGACTTGGATATTGAAACGTTACGCGCCTTAGAGAATGCTCTATTAGAGTTCCCTGGCTGTGCCATGGTGATCTCGCACGACCGTTGGTTCTTAGATAGAATCGCAACCCATATTCTCGATTATCAAGACGAGGGTAATGTGACTTTCTTCGAAGGTAACTTCAGTGAGTATGAAGATTATCGTAAACGGACGCTAGGCCACGAAGCGCTTGAACCGAAGCGTATGAAATACAAAAAGATGAGCAAATAA
- the nadR gene encoding multifunctional transcriptional regulator/nicotinamide-nucleotide adenylyltransferase/ribosylnicotinamide kinase NadR, whose translation MQNYDYLKLAIQQQGVTLQQVAEACEMTKGYLSQLLNQKIKNPSASKLEAIHHYLALDFPYRQKVVGVIFGKFYPLHTGHIYLIQRACSQVDELHIIMGHDEPRDRQLFEESAMSDQPTTADRLRWLLQTFKYQKNIRIHSFNEEGVEPYPHGWDVWSQEISAFMAEKQINAQRVYTSEQDDAVMFERYLNIETVVVDAKRSFINISGHQIRQDPFRFWDYIPTEVKPFFVRKVALLGGESSGKSTLVNKLANIFNTTSAWEYGRDYVFSQLGGDEMALQYSDYDKIALGQAQYIDFAVKYANKVAFIDTDFVTTQAFCLKYEGKAHPFVQALIAEYRFDLVILLENNVPWVADGLRSLGSSVDRKEFQSLLIDLLQQNGIPFVQVKEDDYDSRFLHCIELVEQVLLKSSVHI comes from the coding sequence ATGCAAAATTATGATTATTTGAAACTCGCGATACAGCAACAAGGTGTCACGCTGCAGCAGGTTGCTGAAGCTTGTGAAATGACTAAGGGTTACTTGAGTCAATTATTGAATCAGAAAATAAAAAATCCCAGTGCCTCGAAATTGGAGGCAATACACCATTATTTGGCGCTAGATTTCCCCTATCGACAGAAAGTGGTAGGGGTGATTTTCGGTAAGTTTTACCCCTTACATACTGGCCATATCTACCTTATTCAGCGGGCATGTAGTCAAGTCGATGAGCTACACATCATTATGGGCCATGACGAGCCTCGTGACCGCCAGTTGTTCGAAGAAAGTGCGATGTCGGATCAACCGACGACAGCAGATCGACTCCGTTGGCTACTGCAAACCTTCAAGTATCAGAAAAATATCCGGATTCACTCTTTTAATGAGGAAGGGGTTGAGCCCTATCCTCATGGTTGGGATGTTTGGAGCCAAGAGATTAGTGCCTTTATGGCGGAGAAGCAGATTAACGCTCAGCGGGTTTATACCAGTGAGCAAGACGATGCGGTAATGTTCGAACGCTATCTTAATATTGAAACGGTTGTGGTGGATGCAAAGCGTTCGTTTATTAACATCAGTGGCCATCAGATCAGACAGGATCCTTTTCGTTTCTGGGATTATATTCCGACCGAAGTTAAGCCGTTCTTTGTTCGTAAAGTCGCCTTACTCGGAGGTGAGTCGAGCGGTAAGTCGACCTTGGTCAACAAACTCGCCAATATATTTAATACGACCAGTGCTTGGGAATATGGACGTGACTATGTTTTCTCTCAATTAGGTGGCGATGAGATGGCATTACAATATTCCGATTACGATAAAATCGCCTTAGGCCAAGCTCAGTACATTGATTTTGCAGTAAAATATGCAAATAAAGTTGCCTTTATCGATACTGATTTCGTGACAACCCAAGCCTTCTGTTTGAAATACGAAGGTAAAGCTCATCCCTTTGTTCAGGCATTGATTGCTGAGTATCGTTTTGACCTGGTGATTCTGCTAGAAAATAATGTCCCCTGGGTCGCTGATGGGCTGCGTAGCTTGGGGAGTTCAGTGGATCGAAAAGAGTTTCAATCATTATTGATAGACCTGTTACAGCAGAACGGGATCCCATTTGTACAGGTTAAAGAAGACGATTATGACAGTCGTTTTCTCCATTGTATTGAGCTTGTCGAGCAGGTGTTGCTTAAATCTTCCGTGCATATTTAA
- the radA gene encoding DNA repair protein RadA — MAKAAKRAFVCNECGADYPRWQGQCSACHAWNTITEVRLAASPTVARNERLSGYAGSTGGSKVQKLSEISLEALPRFSTGFKEFDRVLGGGVVPGSAILIGGSPGAGKSTLLLQTLCKLSEQMKTLYVTGEESLQQVAMRAHRLGLPTTHLNMLSETSIEEICQIAETETPQLMVIDSIQVMHMADVQSSPGSVAQVRETAAYLTRFAKTRNVAIIMVGHVTKDGSLAGPKVLEHCIDCSVLLDGDTDSRFRTLRSHKNRFGAVNELGVFAMTEQGMREVSNPSAIFLSRGDEVTPGSSVMVVWEGTRPLLVEIQALVDHSLMGNPRRVAVGLEQNRLAILLAVLHRHGGLQMADQDVFVNVVGGVKVTETSADLALLLAMVSSLRDRALPQDLVIFGEVGLAGEIRPVPSGQERISEASKHGFTRAIVPAANAPKTPPSGMKVYPVKKLADALAVFDELT, encoded by the coding sequence TTGGCTAAAGCAGCAAAACGCGCCTTTGTCTGTAATGAGTGTGGCGCAGATTATCCTCGTTGGCAGGGGCAATGTAGTGCCTGCCATGCGTGGAATACCATTACCGAAGTCCGGTTAGCGGCGTCGCCTACCGTCGCGAGAAATGAGCGGCTGTCTGGTTATGCCGGTAGCACAGGCGGCAGCAAAGTTCAAAAGCTGTCTGAAATCAGCCTTGAAGCATTACCGCGTTTTTCGACCGGCTTCAAAGAGTTTGACCGTGTGCTAGGCGGCGGGGTTGTGCCCGGTAGTGCCATTCTAATTGGGGGTAGTCCTGGTGCCGGTAAATCGACACTACTACTTCAGACGCTTTGTAAGTTATCCGAGCAGATGAAAACCCTCTATGTGACAGGTGAAGAGTCATTACAACAAGTGGCGATGCGCGCGCACCGCCTAGGTTTACCGACGACCCATCTGAATATGCTATCAGAAACCAGCATCGAAGAGATTTGCCAAATTGCCGAAACCGAAACACCGCAGTTAATGGTCATCGACTCCATCCAAGTCATGCATATGGCGGATGTCCAATCTTCTCCAGGAAGTGTTGCCCAAGTTCGCGAAACGGCTGCCTATCTCACTCGGTTTGCGAAAACGCGCAATGTGGCGATTATCATGGTAGGTCACGTCACTAAAGACGGTTCCTTGGCAGGTCCTAAAGTGTTGGAACACTGTATCGACTGTTCTGTCTTATTGGATGGCGATACCGATTCACGTTTTCGGACCTTACGTAGTCATAAAAACCGTTTTGGAGCGGTAAATGAACTCGGTGTGTTTGCGATGACCGAGCAGGGAATGCGGGAAGTCAGTAACCCTTCGGCTATTTTCTTATCGAGAGGAGACGAAGTAACGCCCGGAAGTTCTGTTATGGTGGTATGGGAAGGCACTCGTCCTCTGCTGGTAGAAATTCAGGCCTTAGTCGATCATTCTTTAATGGGCAACCCTCGTCGTGTAGCAGTAGGCCTTGAACAGAATCGGCTCGCAATCTTATTAGCTGTGCTGCACCGTCACGGTGGTTTGCAAATGGCGGATCAAGACGTATTTGTAAACGTCGTAGGTGGGGTTAAGGTCACAGAGACCAGTGCCGATTTAGCACTGCTATTAGCGATGGTATCTAGTTTACGTGATCGTGCGTTACCACAAGATTTAGTGATCTTTGGGGAAGTGGGATTGGCAGGGGAAATACGGCCTGTACCCAGTGGCCAAGAGCGTATTTCTGAGGCCAGTAAACATGGCTTCACAAGGGCCATTGTGCCTGCGGCCAATGCACCGAAAACACCGCCAAGCGGTATGAAGGTTTATCCAGTCAAGAAATTAGCGGATGCGTTAGCGGTATTTGATGAATTAACCTAA
- the serB gene encoding phosphoserine phosphatase codes for MPNRLSWSDLPTDVTAWPGLPLSLNGDEVMPLDYRAGRSGWLLFGRSLDKQCLTDFQQQLDGALVLVSAWRVGDYTVLRLAGSLTSEARKLAYQFELDVAALGQLPELQQPGLLVMDMDSTAIEIECIDEIAALAGCGEQVAEVTEKAMRGELDFQQSLRERVAQLAGADETILQQVLDRLPLMPGLELMVDTLQQRGWQVAIASGGFTFFADHLQQKLKLSAVAANQLEIVNGKLTGQVLGDIVDAKYKATFLEKLAASYELPRSQTVAIGDGANDLVMIQAAGLGIAYHAKPKVNEKSEVAIRFADLTGVLCILTGSLNHESR; via the coding sequence ATGCCAAACCGATTAAGTTGGTCAGATTTACCTACGGATGTTACAGCATGGCCAGGATTGCCGCTTTCGTTGAATGGGGATGAAGTCATGCCCCTCGATTACCGTGCAGGCCGTAGCGGCTGGTTACTCTTTGGTCGCTCTCTGGATAAACAGTGTCTGACCGATTTCCAGCAGCAGCTAGACGGCGCTTTAGTGCTAGTCAGCGCATGGCGCGTAGGCGACTATACCGTACTCAGGTTAGCGGGGTCACTTACCTCTGAAGCCCGCAAGTTGGCTTATCAATTTGAGCTAGACGTTGCGGCCCTTGGCCAACTTCCCGAATTACAGCAGCCTGGCCTGCTGGTGATGGATATGGATTCTACGGCAATTGAGATTGAGTGTATTGATGAAATCGCAGCGTTAGCCGGTTGTGGTGAGCAAGTGGCGGAAGTCACGGAAAAAGCGATGCGTGGTGAGCTTGATTTTCAACAGAGCTTACGGGAGCGCGTGGCTCAGCTGGCCGGGGCTGATGAGACTATTTTACAACAAGTCTTGGACCGCTTACCCCTAATGCCCGGCCTTGAATTAATGGTGGACACCTTACAGCAACGAGGATGGCAGGTTGCTATTGCCTCGGGTGGTTTTACTTTCTTCGCTGATCATTTACAACAAAAATTAAAATTGAGTGCCGTGGCGGCAAATCAGCTGGAGATTGTTAACGGTAAACTGACGGGTCAAGTCTTGGGTGACATTGTTGATGCGAAATACAAAGCCACGTTCCTTGAGAAGTTAGCGGCCAGCTATGAGCTCCCTCGGTCTCAAACGGTGGCGATTGGCGATGGCGCTAATGATCTAGTGATGATTCAAGCCGCGGGGTTAGGTATTGCCTACCATGCGAAGCCGAAAGTGAATGAGAAGAGTGAAGTTGCGATCCGTTTTGCTGACTTGACGGGAGTCTTATGTATTCTGACGGGTAGCCTGAACCACGAGTCGCGTTAA
- a CDS encoding YtjB family periplasmic protein: MQKPKIKIQLHRTVIVLACLALMVILMQGASWFSSSRQKVETSQAAELSQGLANQVAYSLLPYFTQTEIDLPAVNGILHHLAQQPRVIDVSLYDVDGSPLAHSGQSMSVRDRLGLTGDRAGSYSTRQIVVPLQTRDGPQGYLRLTLDTHTLASEARHVDNTTNLLRLMLLLSLAIGIILARTLLQDQRTHWQQSPYLLTAHRPIPPKRDEEKKHS; encoded by the coding sequence ATGCAGAAGCCAAAAATTAAAATTCAACTTCATAGAACGGTAATTGTTTTAGCTTGCTTGGCCTTAATGGTGATATTGATGCAGGGGGCATCCTGGTTTAGTTCGAGTCGACAGAAAGTCGAAACGTCACAAGCTGCAGAGCTATCTCAGGGCTTAGCAAATCAAGTCGCCTATAGTTTGCTGCCCTATTTCACTCAAACTGAGATTGATCTCCCCGCTGTTAACGGGATACTTCACCATTTGGCGCAACAACCTCGGGTGATCGATGTCTCGCTCTATGATGTCGATGGCTCTCCGTTAGCCCACAGCGGTCAATCGATGAGTGTCCGCGATAGGTTAGGCTTAACCGGCGACCGCGCAGGCAGTTATTCTACCCGTCAAATCGTCGTACCTCTCCAAACCCGTGACGGCCCGCAAGGCTACTTAAGGTTAACGTTAGATACTCATACCTTAGCCAGCGAAGCTCGCCATGTGGATAACACCACAAACTTACTTCGCCTAATGCTCTTATTGTCACTTGCGATTGGTATTATTTTGGCAAGGACGCTATTACAGGATCAACGGACGCATTGGCAACAGTCACCCTATTTACTGACTGCACATCGCCCTATCCCCCCAAAGCGTGACGAGGAGAAAAAGCACTCGTAA
- the yjjG gene encoding pyrimidine 5'-nucleotidase: protein MLIKQFDCILFDADETLFEFDAYKGLNKMFAQHGVTFSPEDYQQYQSLNKPLWTAYQQHEIDAEQLKTRRFDSWAKRLNIPATTLNQQFLTSMADICQPLPGAKALLDAIAPHVRIGIITNGFTDLLHARLASTGFGDYFQVLTISEQFGLAKPAPEIFQHTLAQLDGCQPARTLMVGDTPESDIAGGINAGMKTCWLDHGDKTLPETIKPDWQVPSLSALQALLV, encoded by the coding sequence ATGCTGATAAAACAATTCGACTGCATCCTTTTTGATGCTGATGAGACACTGTTTGAATTTGATGCCTACAAAGGGCTAAACAAGATGTTTGCGCAGCACGGTGTTACCTTCAGTCCTGAAGATTACCAGCAATATCAGTCACTGAATAAGCCGTTATGGACTGCCTACCAACAACATGAAATTGATGCGGAACAACTTAAGACCCGTCGCTTCGATTCGTGGGCAAAACGGTTGAATATTCCAGCAACTACGCTGAATCAGCAGTTTTTAACCTCAATGGCGGATATTTGCCAGCCTCTTCCCGGGGCTAAAGCGTTATTAGACGCCATTGCTCCCCACGTGCGTATTGGTATCATTACCAATGGTTTTACAGATTTACTGCATGCTCGTTTAGCCAGTACCGGTTTTGGTGATTATTTCCAAGTCCTGACTATTTCAGAGCAATTTGGCCTGGCTAAGCCAGCCCCTGAAATTTTCCAGCATACCTTAGCACAACTGGATGGGTGCCAGCCTGCGCGCACACTCATGGTCGGCGATACCCCAGAGTCGGATATCGCGGGGGGGATTAATGCTGGAATGAAAACCTGCTGGTTAGATCATGGTGATAAAACTCTTCCAGAAACCATTAAGCCTGACTGGCAAGTGCCTAGCCTTAGCGCATTACAGGCATTACTAGTGTAG
- the rimI gene encoding ribosomal protein S18-alanine N-acetyltransferase has product MTIISELLPDDWQPAFAIETQCHSHPWSAATFQANQGERFLNLRADYEGELAGFAICQVVLDEASLFNVAVAPAFQRRGIARQLITALSDKLVERDVMMLWLEVRASNLAAIGLYESLDFNEVSRRPNYYPSATGREDALIMALTL; this is encoded by the coding sequence ATGACGATAATCTCTGAGCTTCTTCCCGACGATTGGCAGCCTGCTTTCGCTATCGAAACGCAATGCCACTCACACCCTTGGAGTGCGGCAACCTTCCAAGCAAATCAAGGTGAGCGTTTCCTCAATCTACGTGCTGATTACGAAGGCGAACTTGCCGGTTTCGCAATTTGCCAAGTTGTCCTCGATGAAGCCTCATTATTTAATGTGGCGGTTGCACCTGCCTTCCAACGTCGCGGCATCGCACGCCAACTTATCACCGCATTAAGCGATAAACTGGTGGAACGCGATGTGATGATGCTATGGCTCGAAGTTCGCGCCTCAAACCTAGCTGCTATTGGCCTGTATGAGTCTCTAGACTTTAATGAAGTATCAAGACGGCCTAACTATTATCCCAGCGCTACCGGGCGTGAGGATGCGCTGATCATGGCGTTGACCCTGTAA
- a CDS encoding DNA polymerase III subunit psi, with protein sequence MTERRDWLLAEMGIDQYRLRRPEVLHGEVALAIKPTTRLVIVGLQRDEIHHPFINDVLRSVAIETAYVLFIGIEQVSLLPQTLSCLLWFVGHEPQRRYADQQLHSPSFTTLVNTAEAKRTLWQQFCDYDDNL encoded by the coding sequence ATGACTGAGAGACGAGACTGGTTATTAGCAGAAATGGGGATCGACCAGTACCGTTTACGGCGGCCCGAGGTCTTACATGGCGAGGTTGCGCTGGCTATTAAACCGACGACCCGATTAGTGATTGTCGGGTTACAGCGTGATGAGATCCACCATCCTTTTATTAATGATGTATTGCGTAGTGTCGCGATTGAAACGGCTTACGTGCTGTTTATCGGGATAGAGCAGGTCTCTTTGCTTCCTCAGACATTATCCTGTTTACTCTGGTTTGTGGGCCATGAACCGCAACGTCGTTATGCTGACCAGCAACTTCACTCTCCGTCCTTTACTACCTTAGTTAATACCGCTGAGGCCAAACGCACTTTATGGCAGCAATTTTGTGACTATGACGATAATCTCTGA
- the rsmC gene encoding 16S rRNA (guanine(1207)-N(2))-methyltransferase RsmC — translation MSAYMPASEVLLRHEEEFEHRHIIFAGDLQDMLPAHLTTASTRVFTQQFHHWQALSQPLGERAQYGLYATAEHVAGCDTLVYYWPKNKPEAAFQLANLLALLPVGSDLFVVGENRSGVRSAENIIEPFGALEKIDSARRCGLYHGRLDQQATFDLDSYYDAYQLDQLTIKTLPGVFSRDGLDNGSALLLSTLTPHTKGKVLDMGCGAGVLAASLKQHSPKVRLWLTDVNAAAVAASQATLAANDIEGEVFASNVFSEVQGRFDMILSNPPFHEGLQTSLDAAHALIRGATNHLNSGGELRIVANAFLPYPQVLEEAFGHFEVLAQTGKFRVYRSIWGRNKR, via the coding sequence ATGTCTGCTTATATGCCGGCCAGCGAAGTCTTGTTGCGCCACGAGGAAGAGTTCGAACATCGCCATATTATTTTTGCGGGTGACCTGCAGGATATGTTGCCAGCACACTTAACCACGGCCTCTACCCGTGTTTTTACACAGCAATTTCACCACTGGCAAGCGCTAAGTCAGCCATTAGGTGAACGCGCGCAATATGGACTTTATGCGACGGCTGAACACGTAGCAGGCTGCGATACCCTCGTTTATTATTGGCCTAAAAACAAGCCTGAAGCCGCTTTCCAGCTTGCCAACTTACTCGCTTTATTACCCGTTGGAAGTGATCTTTTTGTAGTGGGTGAGAACCGCAGCGGTGTTCGTAGCGCAGAAAATATCATTGAGCCGTTTGGTGCGCTTGAGAAGATCGATAGCGCGCGACGTTGTGGCCTTTACCATGGCCGCCTTGACCAGCAAGCCACATTCGACCTCGATAGTTACTACGATGCTTATCAGCTCGATCAACTCACCATCAAAACGCTGCCAGGCGTCTTTAGCCGTGATGGGTTGGATAATGGTAGTGCACTGTTACTTTCAACATTGACGCCTCATACTAAAGGAAAAGTGCTCGATATGGGCTGTGGCGCGGGCGTGCTGGCAGCAAGTTTGAAGCAGCATTCACCTAAGGTGCGTTTATGGTTGACCGATGTTAATGCTGCAGCCGTTGCGGCGAGCCAAGCTACCTTAGCGGCTAACGATATCGAAGGGGAAGTCTTCGCCAGTAATGTATTCTCTGAAGTACAAGGCCGTTTTGATATGATCTTGTCTAACCCGCCATTCCATGAAGGCTTACAAACCAGTTTAGACGCGGCCCATGCGCTAATTCGTGGCGCAACAAATCACTTGAACAGTGGTGGCGAACTACGGATTGTCGCCAATGCCTTTTTACCTTACCCACAGGTCTTAGAAGAGGCTTTTGGACATTTCGAAGTATTAGCGCAAACCGGCAAGTTCCGTGTATACCGCAGCATTTGGGGAAGAAACAAACGCTAG